Proteins co-encoded in one Haloarcula sp. DT43 genomic window:
- a CDS encoding GIY-YIG nuclease family protein, whose protein sequence is MTTARSPYHVYVLRCSDNTFYTGYTTDVERRVREHDAGDGAKYTRGRTPVDLVHVESFDSQSAAMSREYEIKQYTRAAKERLVESSDAETAFDV, encoded by the coding sequence ATGACTACCGCGCGGAGCCCTTACCACGTGTACGTCCTCCGTTGTAGCGACAACACCTTTTACACCGGCTACACGACCGACGTGGAGCGCCGTGTCCGCGAACACGACGCCGGCGACGGCGCGAAGTACACGCGCGGTCGGACGCCGGTGGATCTCGTCCACGTCGAGTCGTTCGACTCACAGTCGGCGGCGATGAGCCGTGAGTACGAGATAAAACAGTACACCAGAGCGGCGAAGGAACGACTCGTCGAGTCCAGCGACGCCGAGACGGCCTTCGACGTCTGA
- a CDS encoding phosphoglucomutase/phosphomannomutase family protein produces MDNDADADAGAIAFGTDGWRATLDVFTKPRVRMVGQAVATTLAERGASGTVAIGYDARETSPGFADELAHVLRANGFDVLLPERDTPTPVVAWTVKDRDLAGALQITASHNPPEYNGVKFIPGDGSPALPDWTAAFEENLAVLDPLPEDEWGERTEADLVAPYEEHALDYVDADLDGLPVAYDALYGSGRGVTDALLTAAGADVTRLNCEQDPEFGGGSPEPSAENAEGLVEHVCDGDAALGIINDGDADRIGVVTPARGYLDPNLFFAAMYDFLLEDGTGDVVRTVSTSSIVDRVAEAHGQAVHEVAVGFKWVAEAMADHDALFGGEESGGFGLPDHLRNKDGVIMALAAAAAEREEPLDARVDRLLAEHGEIHQDRISVDCPDDRKAAVLEDLEVALPDSLAGVAVDGVNTVDGFKIRLEDGTWVLVRPSGTEPKLRVYAEAGSDERVDELLSAGRDLVEPLV; encoded by the coding sequence ATGGACAACGACGCGGATGCCGACGCAGGTGCAATCGCCTTCGGGACGGACGGCTGGCGGGCGACGCTGGACGTGTTCACGAAACCGCGGGTCCGGATGGTGGGCCAGGCCGTCGCCACGACGCTCGCCGAGCGCGGGGCGAGCGGGACCGTCGCCATCGGGTACGACGCCCGCGAGACCTCCCCCGGGTTCGCCGACGAACTCGCGCACGTCCTGCGTGCGAACGGCTTCGACGTCCTCCTGCCCGAGCGGGACACACCGACGCCAGTCGTCGCCTGGACGGTCAAGGACCGCGACCTCGCCGGCGCGCTCCAGATTACGGCCAGCCACAACCCGCCGGAGTACAACGGCGTGAAGTTCATCCCCGGCGACGGGTCGCCGGCGCTGCCGGACTGGACGGCCGCCTTCGAGGAGAACCTCGCCGTGCTCGACCCGCTGCCTGAGGACGAGTGGGGCGAGCGAACGGAAGCGGACCTCGTCGCTCCGTACGAAGAGCACGCGCTGGACTACGTCGACGCCGACCTCGACGGCCTGCCCGTCGCTTACGACGCGCTGTACGGGAGCGGCCGCGGCGTCACCGACGCCCTCCTGACCGCCGCCGGGGCCGACGTGACGCGACTCAACTGCGAGCAGGACCCCGAGTTCGGCGGCGGGTCGCCGGAGCCGTCGGCGGAAAACGCTGAGGGGCTCGTCGAGCACGTCTGCGACGGCGACGCCGCACTAGGGATTATCAACGACGGCGACGCCGACCGCATTGGCGTCGTCACGCCGGCGCGGGGCTACCTCGACCCCAATCTGTTCTTCGCCGCGATGTACGACTTCCTGCTCGAAGACGGGACGGGCGACGTGGTCCGGACGGTCTCCACGTCGAGCATCGTCGACCGCGTCGCCGAGGCCCACGGGCAGGCCGTCCACGAGGTCGCCGTCGGCTTCAAGTGGGTCGCCGAGGCGATGGCCGACCACGACGCGCTGTTCGGCGGCGAGGAGTCCGGCGGCTTCGGCCTGCCGGACCACCTCCGGAACAAGGACGGCGTCATCATGGCGCTGGCCGCGGCCGCCGCCGAGCGCGAGGAACCGCTCGACGCCCGCGTCGACCGCCTGCTCGCCGAACACGGCGAAATCCATCAGGACCGCATCAGCGTCGACTGCCCCGACGACCGGAAAGCGGCCGTCCTCGAAGACCTCGAAGTCGCCCTCCCCGATTCCCTCGCCGGCGTGGCGGTCGACGGCGTCAACACCGTCGACGGCTTCAAGATTCGCCTCGAAGACGGGACCTGGGTGCTCGTCCGGCCCTCGGGGACGGAGCCGAAACTCCGCGTCTACGCCGAGGCCGGCAGCGACGAGCGCGTCGACGAACTGCTATCGGCGGGCCGGGACCTGGTCGAGCCGCTCGTCTGA
- a CDS encoding RDD family protein: MSATVPENAAEATGDRVVAYLIDFTLLSAVAFALWLVTFVLNTVLSVGAMAAATPESPGAMGGGSMLAVGLVGILINFALWLAIGAVLVYYFGYYATDNETVGKRSRNVAVVDETGAQPSQRARLVRTAVLLAPFPVMLLLGGVLGGFGFLFALVLMGGWLLVEAAVMFASDDAQRLGDRVAGTYVVSTDG, from the coding sequence ATGTCAGCAACTGTCCCCGAGAACGCCGCCGAGGCCACGGGCGACCGGGTCGTGGCCTACCTCATCGACTTCACCCTCCTGAGCGCCGTCGCGTTCGCCCTGTGGCTCGTCACGTTCGTACTCAACACGGTCCTCTCGGTGGGCGCGATGGCCGCCGCCACCCCCGAGAGCCCGGGCGCGATGGGCGGCGGGTCGATGCTGGCCGTGGGACTCGTGGGTATCCTCATCAACTTCGCTCTGTGGCTCGCCATCGGCGCGGTGCTCGTCTACTACTTCGGGTACTACGCGACGGACAACGAGACGGTCGGGAAGCGGTCCCGGAACGTCGCGGTCGTCGACGAGACGGGGGCGCAACCGAGCCAGCGTGCCCGGCTGGTCCGAACGGCGGTGTTGCTCGCGCCGTTCCCGGTTATGCTCCTGCTTGGCGGCGTCCTCGGCGGCTTCGGGTTCCTCTTCGCGCTCGTTCTCATGGGCGGGTGGCTCCTCGTCGAAGCAGCCGTCATGTTCGCGAGCGACGACGCCCAGCGGCTCGGCGACCGCGTGGCCGGCACGTACGTCGTCAGCACGGACGGCTGA
- a CDS encoding GNAT family N-acetyltransferase gives MRVREATEGDLPAAMNVLDGAALEIDVTTVRAGIAGDGTLVAVSGDGAGTENDRVLGALVLDGDRVAAVAVRRRRRGQGIGTALIEAALDRRDRLTADFDADVRPFYERLEFDVTPLAEPDRFRGERA, from the coding sequence ATGCGCGTCCGCGAGGCCACCGAGGGCGACCTGCCGGCCGCGATGAACGTCCTCGACGGCGCGGCCCTCGAAATCGACGTGACGACGGTCCGCGCGGGAATCGCCGGCGACGGCACGCTCGTCGCGGTCTCGGGCGACGGTGCGGGGACCGAGAACGACCGCGTCCTCGGCGCACTCGTTCTCGACGGCGACCGGGTCGCGGCCGTGGCGGTCCGTCGCCGCCGCCGCGGACAGGGCATCGGGACGGCGCTCATCGAGGCCGCGCTCGACCGCCGGGACCGGCTCACCGCCGACTTCGACGCGGACGTGCGGCCGTTCTACGAGCGACTGGAGTTCGACGTGACACCGCTGGCGGAACCCGACCGCTTCCGGGGCGAACGCGCGTAG
- the samp2 gene encoding ubiquitin-like small modifier protein SAMP2 has translation MRVTVDIAGEDTHELEVGEDATYADLLAPVDLSPHEVSVLVDGEHVPTDQPVTADRVRVVRLIKGG, from the coding sequence ATGCGCGTCACTGTCGACATCGCCGGGGAAGACACCCACGAACTGGAGGTGGGCGAGGACGCGACCTACGCCGACCTGCTCGCACCCGTCGACCTGAGCCCCCACGAGGTGTCGGTCCTCGTCGACGGCGAGCACGTCCCGACCGACCAGCCTGTGACGGCCGACCGCGTCCGCGTCGTGCGACTCATCAAGGGCGGGTAG
- a CDS encoding replication factor C small subunit, translating into MSEAESESRAGREEVWIEKYRPQTLDDVMGHENIVGRLQSYVARNDLSHMLFSGPAGTGKTTCATAIARELYGEDWREHFLELNASDERGIDVVRDRIKNFARTSFGGVEYRIIFLDEADALTSDAQSALRRTMEQFSNNVRFILSCNYSSQIIDPIQSRCAVFRFSPLADDAVAAEIRHIAAEEDIELTEDGLDALVYAADGDMRKAINGLQAASISGDTVDEAAVYAITSTARPEEIREMVQSALDGDFTASRATLDRLLTEEGIAGGDIIDQLHRSIWEFDVSDEAAVRVLERIGETDYRITRGANERVQLEAMLASLAQGE; encoded by the coding sequence ATGAGCGAGGCCGAGTCCGAGTCGCGGGCGGGACGCGAGGAAGTGTGGATAGAGAAGTACCGCCCCCAGACACTCGACGACGTGATGGGCCACGAGAACATCGTCGGTCGCCTCCAGAGCTACGTCGCTCGCAACGACCTGAGTCACATGCTCTTCTCCGGGCCGGCGGGGACGGGAAAGACGACCTGCGCCACGGCCATCGCCCGCGAACTGTACGGCGAGGACTGGCGCGAGCACTTCCTCGAACTGAACGCCTCCGACGAGCGCGGCATCGACGTGGTCCGGGACCGCATCAAGAACTTCGCGCGGACCAGTTTCGGCGGCGTCGAGTACCGCATCATCTTCCTGGACGAGGCCGACGCCCTCACGAGCGACGCCCAGTCCGCGCTGCGCCGGACGATGGAGCAGTTCTCGAACAACGTCCGCTTCATCCTCTCGTGTAACTACTCCAGCCAGATTATCGACCCCATCCAGTCCCGGTGTGCGGTCTTTCGCTTCTCGCCGCTGGCCGACGACGCCGTCGCCGCGGAGATACGCCACATCGCCGCCGAGGAGGACATCGAACTGACCGAGGACGGGCTTGACGCGCTCGTCTACGCCGCCGACGGCGACATGCGAAAGGCCATCAACGGCCTTCAGGCCGCCTCCATCAGCGGCGACACGGTCGACGAGGCGGCGGTGTACGCCATCACCTCGACGGCCCGGCCCGAGGAGATACGGGAGATGGTCCAGTCGGCGCTGGACGGCGACTTCACCGCCTCGCGGGCGACCCTCGACCGCCTGCTGACCGAGGAGGGCATCGCCGGCGGCGACATCATCGACCAGCTCCACCGCTCCATCTGGGAGTTCGACGTCAGCGACGAGGCGGCCGTCCGCGTGCTGGAACGCATCGGCGAGACCGACTACCGCATCACTCGCGGCGCGAACGAGCGGGTCCAGCTGGAAGCGATGCTGGCCTCGCTCGCCCAGGGCGAGTAA